The segment GTGCAAAAAACCTACAGTTACGCGTTGTGGCACGAGTCGAACTGGCTCCAGCCCCAACGCGAAGCCTATGTCTGGCAGGTAGGGGCATTGGACCTGGACCTCATGGAGCAGCTGGCGCGAAGACTGGTCGGCCGCCGGGATTGGGCGGCATTTCAAAATCAGGGCAGCACGGTTCGCAGCACGGTTCGCACTGTTTGGGACATTCACCGGGCTGCCGGCTACCATTCCCAGGAGTCTCTCTGGCGGTTTACAGCGGATGGTTTTTTGAAGCAGATGGTGCGCAACCTGATGGGCTGCCTGGTCATGGTCGGCAAGGGGAAGCTGGATGGAGACCAGGCACTGGAGATTCTCGCGCGGGGAAAACGCGAATATGCACCAGCCACGGCGCCGGCCCGCGGGTTGTGTTTGGAACAGGTCGATTATGGCCCTGCAGCCGGTGAGTGACTCACAGCTTCAATTGAAACACTATGAAAATAATCACACATCCAGACCATATTCAGTCCTGGTGCCTTGAGCAGCGCTGTTCCGGTGCCCGTTTGGCCCTCGTGCCCACCATGGGTTTTTTTCATGAGGGGCACCTTTCCTTGATGCGCTGGGCCAGGGAGCGCGCTGACCTGCTGGTGGTCAGCCTGTTCGTTAATCCGACCCAGTTCGGTCCGCGTGAAGACTTGAAACGCTATCCTCGGGCACCAGAGCGCGACGCCGAACTGGCTGGAGAAGTCGGTGCGGACGTATTGTTCATGCCCCAAGCGGAAGAGATGTTTCCGGAGGGGCATGCGACTTGGGTCGAGGTGCCGCAGCTGAGCCGGGGCTTGTGTGCCGTGAATCGACCTGAGCATTTTCGCGGCGTGGCAACCGTGGTCACCAAGCTGTTCACGCTGACCATGCCGACATTGGCCGTCTTTGGTGAGAAGGATTGGCAGCAGTTGGCCGTCATCCGGAGAATTACTCGCGATCTGCACCTGCCCGTAAAAATTCACGGTCGGCCCACGGTACGTGAGTCCGACGGACTGGCCATGAGTTCGCGCAATGTGCATCTCTCCGATCAGGAGCGCGCCCAGGCCGCGACAATTCATCGCGGGTTGCGCCATGTGGCCGACCTGGTCGCGTCCGGCGAGACCGATTCGAGTTTTTTGTTGTCAGCCCTGGGGGAGATGTATGCGCAGGAGATGCCTCTGGGCCGTGTTGAATATTTGGCCATGGTTGATCCGGATCAGCTTTACCCTGTTGAGGAGGTCGGCGATTCGATTCTGCTCGCGGTTGCCGTGCGTTTTTCCAACGCCCGGTTAATCGACAACATTTTGATTTCCGCAAAAAAATGAGGAGTTCATGGCGCAGCGTTGCTTTATGATCGGGAAAATCCATCGGGCCACAATAACCGAGGCCCGGGTGGATTACGAAGGCAGTTTGTCCGTATGCCCGAAGCTGCTGGAAGCATCCGGCATTCATCCCCACGAGCGGGTGGACGTTTACAATCTGGAAAACGGTGAACGGCTGCAAACGTACGTCATTGTTGGCGAGCCTGGAGATATCTGTCTGAACGGCGCCGCCGCCCTCAAGGGAGCTACGGGCCAGATGATCATTATTGTTGCCTATGCCTGGCTTTCCATGGACGAATATGTCCACCTGCGACCCAAGGTCGTGCTTGTGGACAAATCGAACCGCATCATTGCGGGGCCTTCCCAGAACGACGAGGTGCAAAGCTCCCGTGATGCTTAGAGATATCCCCCCCCGCGGACCACTGGCCCGGCTGAAGCACTTCATCAAGACGAACCTCCTGGCCGGGGTTCTTTTTTTGACACCGGTGCTGGCCACGTTCTTTTTTCTGCGCTTCCTGTTCAACTGGGTTGACGGAATTTTGCAATTTCTCCCGGCACCTTTGCGCCCGGAGAACTTTCTTCCTTTTCGGATTCCCGGGCTTGGCTTGATTGTCCTCTTTGCCGCCCTGGTGCTGACCGGCTTTCTGGTTCGCAACTACATCGGGCGCAAACTCGTTGTTGTCTGGGACCGGATCATCGAGACCATCCCTTTGGTCAACAAGCTTTATCTGGCTGTGAAGCAGCTTGTGGAGACCATCTTCAATCGATCTCCGCAGGATTTTCAGCGGGTTGTCCTGGTTGAATTTCCCAAGGAAGGGAGTTATGCTTTGGGGTTCGTCACCGGTGTCGCCACTGGTGAAACGCAGCGAAAAACGAGCCAAAATGTGTTGAATGTCTTTGTCCCCACTACACCCAACCCAACTTCCGGTTTTTTTCTGATGGTCCCTGAGCAGTCCGTGATTCCTATGGAAATGGGCGTGGAAGACGCCTTCAAACTGCTGGTTTCCGGCGGTATCATCAGCCCGGACAAAAAGAACAACACCCAGTAAGGAGGAAACGACGCATGCACGGGAATACGAATTCCTACTTTTTCACTTCGGAGTCCGTCACCGAGGGACATCCGGACAAGGTTGCGGACCAAATTTCCGATGCGGTTCTCGATCGAATCATTGCCCAGGATCCGACGGCCCGCGTGGCGTGTGAAACCTTGGTGACAACCGGCTTGGCCTTTATTGCCGGGGAAATATCCACCAATGCCTATGCGGATCTACCCAGTATCGTCCGGGAGACTGTCAGGGAAATCGGCTACACCAGTTCTGAGATGGGGTTTGATGCGGACACCTGCGCGGTTGTCTCCTCCATCGACAAACAGTCCGTGGATATCGCCATGGGAGTGGATCGGACCAAACCCGAGGAACAGGGTGCCGGCGATCAGGGCATGATGTTCGGTTTTGCCGTCAACGAAACACCGACCCTGATGCCTGCGCCGATTTTCTACTCCCATAAGTTGTCCCGCCGCCTAGCCTATGTCCGTAAGAACAACATCTTGGATTTTTTGCGGCCTGACGGGAAGACTGAGGTCTGCATTCAATACGACAAGGGCAAGCCAAAGCGCATTGATAACGTCGTCATCGCCTGTCAGCATGATGAAAATATCGCGTATGCGGACCTGGTGGAGGCCATCAAGAAAGAGGTCATCTTCAAATCCCTGCCGGAGGAAATGGTGGACGAGAAGATGCGCATCTTCATCAACACCACCGGTCGTTTTGTTTTGGGCGGGCCGTTGGCCGACTGCGGTCTGACCGGACGTAAAATCATTCAGGATACCTACGGCGGCATGGGCAACCACGGCGGCGGGGCGTTTTCCGGGAAAGATCCTTCCAAAGTGGACCGTTCCGGCGCCTATATGGCCCGTTACA is part of the Desulfonatronum thioautotrophicum genome and harbors:
- the panD gene encoding aspartate 1-decarboxylase is translated as MAQRCFMIGKIHRATITEARVDYEGSLSVCPKLLEASGIHPHERVDVYNLENGERLQTYVIVGEPGDICLNGAAALKGATGQMIIIVAYAWLSMDEYVHLRPKVVLVDKSNRIIAGPSQNDEVQSSRDA
- the metK gene encoding methionine adenosyltransferase — protein: MHGNTNSYFFTSESVTEGHPDKVADQISDAVLDRIIAQDPTARVACETLVTTGLAFIAGEISTNAYADLPSIVRETVREIGYTSSEMGFDADTCAVVSSIDKQSVDIAMGVDRTKPEEQGAGDQGMMFGFAVNETPTLMPAPIFYSHKLSRRLAYVRKNNILDFLRPDGKTEVCIQYDKGKPKRIDNVVIACQHDENIAYADLVEAIKKEVIFKSLPEEMVDEKMRIFINTTGRFVLGGPLADCGLTGRKIIQDTYGGMGNHGGGAFSGKDPSKVDRSGAYMARYIAKNVVAAGLAERCEVQLAYAIGVAEPISTLVTSWGTGVVPDDVLTKAAREVFDLRPFYISKRLDLQRPVYKKASVYGHFGREDVDFTWETTDAVADLRTAAKV
- a CDS encoding DUF502 domain-containing protein: MLRDIPPRGPLARLKHFIKTNLLAGVLFLTPVLATFFFLRFLFNWVDGILQFLPAPLRPENFLPFRIPGLGLIVLFAALVLTGFLVRNYIGRKLVVVWDRIIETIPLVNKLYLAVKQLVETIFNRSPQDFQRVVLVEFPKEGSYALGFVTGVATGETQRKTSQNVLNVFVPTTPNPTSGFFLMVPEQSVIPMEMGVEDAFKLLVSGGIISPDKKNNTQ
- the truA gene encoding tRNA pseudouridine(38-40) synthase TruA encodes the protein MRLKLQVAYIGTGFHGWQLQDGARTVQGCLEAAFCRLAGRPVRVHGAGRTDAGVHALGQVAHVDVPEAKRELPWQRALNALLPSDVSIVRLMPVSADFHARFDAVQKTYSYALWHESNWLQPQREAYVWQVGALDLDLMEQLARRLVGRRDWAAFQNQGSTVRSTVRTVWDIHRAAGYHSQESLWRFTADGFLKQMVRNLMGCLVMVGKGKLDGDQALEILARGKREYAPATAPARGLCLEQVDYGPAAGE
- the panC gene encoding pantoate--beta-alanine ligase — translated: MKIITHPDHIQSWCLEQRCSGARLALVPTMGFFHEGHLSLMRWARERADLLVVSLFVNPTQFGPREDLKRYPRAPERDAELAGEVGADVLFMPQAEEMFPEGHATWVEVPQLSRGLCAVNRPEHFRGVATVVTKLFTLTMPTLAVFGEKDWQQLAVIRRITRDLHLPVKIHGRPTVRESDGLAMSSRNVHLSDQERAQAATIHRGLRHVADLVASGETDSSFLLSALGEMYAQEMPLGRVEYLAMVDPDQLYPVEEVGDSILLAVAVRFSNARLIDNILISAKK